TTGATTTATGTGACAGCCGGAGGGATGAAAAGTGTCGTAGGAACAGACATAGTGCAGTTCATTTTTCTGATTATTGGAATTCCCCTGACACTGATACTGGCGGTCCATTATTCAGGTGGAATATCTGCCTTGGTCCACTCTGTTCCAGCTCAACACTTTTCCATTCCCGCCACCGGTTTTACCTGGACAACCTTTATTTCCCTCTTCCTGGTTTTTGTCGTGGGTGAAACCCTGGTTCCACCCTATGTGCAACGCCTTCTCCTTGCCCGGGATGTAAAAGCTGTTTCCAGGGGAACCCTCTGGAGTGGTATTATTTCCATACCCTTCTTTATGACAAGCGGTCTGATTGGTCTTTCAGCCCTGGTGCTAAATCCTGGACTAGATGCCAATCTGGCCATGCCTTTTGTAGTCCGGACAGTTTTGCCAGTGGGTGTTCGGGCAATCATGATTTCCGCTGTCATTGCCATCATCATGTCTTCGGCCGATTCATTCCTTAATGCCGCTACGGTCTCATTCGTCAATGATATCATCAAACCCATGAAATCCATCAACCTGAACCCACATCAGGAACTGAGAGTTGCCCGCTATTTCACTATTTTTCTGGGTATAGCCGGTGTTATCTTTGCCGTGAAAATCGAAAGTGTTTTGGATATTCTCCTCTTTACCTACAATTTTTGGGCTCCTGTGATTCTTGTGCCCCTTGTAGCCGCGATTCTGGGCAAGCAAGCGACCTCCAGGGACTTTACCGTATCTGCTGTCTGTGGTATCGGCGGAATGATCCTGTGGAACTATATCCTGAAACAACCCCGGGGCTTTGACGGTCTTGTGGTGGGTGTGGTTTGCAGTGCACTTGGATTTATGAGCTCGAGAGTACGAGGTACGAGGGTACAATAAAGCGAGGAAGTTACAGAGAGAGGGAGAGGGGTGACGAGGACACAATTTCGTGGTGTTCAATAGCCACTGTGCGGTATTCCAACGCCTGACGGCGTTCAAACCCCTTTTCATAGGGTTCAAGCACCTCATTTCATTCGGTGTTCAATAGCCGCTACGCGGCTTTCAAACGCTGCTTCACAGCGTTCAAGGATCTCACTGCGTTCGATCTTCAATCCCGGATATGCAGATTTCAATAGGTGACTGGGTTTCTTTTTTGAACACTGCGAAGCAGTGCTGGAATGCTGAGCGCAGCGAAGCTATTGAACGGCACGAAGTGCCGCTTGAATTATTAAACGCTGCTGTGCAGCTTTCAATCACCACTTCGTGGTGTTCAAACACCTCACTTCGTTCGGTGTTCAAACGCTGCTGCGCAGCGTTCAAATCCATTATATTTCATAAGCTGATATCTTGATACAACTGCCACAAATTCTAAATGAAGACTGTATTTAATCCATTAAATAATTCGAAATAACACATATATATGATTAACAATATTATCTTGCATTATGTCGCATTTCAGTGTATTTTACCCCCGGGGTGGGGGGCGTTACCTAAGCGAAATCATATATTCCATCTCTCTTATAATCCCGGTTAAAAGCAGCTAAAACCCCCACTCCTATTAATTATATTTAAGAAGTTAGAAATAGGGACAGGCCGTGGCCTGTCTGAAGCTGGCATCGCTCCTGGTGTTTCAATCAAATCAATCAAACCAATCAAATCAATCTCCCCAATCCCCTCGCTACTGTCGACTGCCGACTAACGACTGTCCACTGTCGACTGTCAAATGTCAACGATATAAAAGATTCAGCGTTTCAATTTTATCTGCCAGGCTTCCAATGCCCTCCTGGGTACTTAAATCCGGATTGAATGCCGGCTCCAGGTGCCGGATATATTCCAGGCTCCGATCAAAATGTCCCTGATTGAACGCTGCCGAAGCAAGAGTGACATATATCGTTTGATATGTAATATCCCTCTCCCGTGAGAAAACCCAGGAACTATCCCGATATAAAATCTCTTCTCCTCTTACAAGGCACGAATCCCACTGTCCAAGGGCATGAAAGGCAAAGGTCATTCCCGCCAGTATTTCGGCATATACCGTATCGTCAGTATGGGTGACATACAAACCTGTCCGGTAATATGATATGCTTTCAGAGACGGAATCCAGCTTGCCAAGGCTCCACCCCGCTCCGTTCCATCCATCAGAATATCCGGGGCGTTCTTCAACAGATTCAATAAACCAGCGCCTGGATTCCACATAATTCCCGGCGGCATAATAATCCCAGCCATATTCAGAAAGATCCTCTCCCGTCACTTCATAGGCTTTACGGCAGGCTGTCAATGAAGTCAGGACAGATAAAATTATGATCCAGAGTTTCATGTGTCCTCCTACCGTATCAGGGTCATTTTCAGGGTTTTTGTATACCCGGCACTGCTGACAAAACGGGTTATATATACCCCGCTGGAAACCTGCTTCCCCGTGTCTGTCTGTCCGTTCCAGCGCCATTCATACCGGCCGATCGCCAGCCTGTCATGTATGAGTGTTCTGATGAGCTGGCCCCGGATATTGTAGATATCACACCGGATCAGCTGATCCGGCCCATCCTCAAATCCCACATCAAAGGTGAGGGTTGTGGATGGATTGAAGGGATTGGGATAATTACCGGTCAGTTCCGTTGTTTCAGGGACATATATGGTTTTCTCACCCAGGCGGTATTCTCCCATATTTCTTGTCCATGCTTTTAATCCGTTGTTCCGGTATAGTGTGGGAATTTCCTGCCATACATCACCCATTTTAACATATAATGCCTGGTTTTCACGACCTTCTTTCAGGGTTAAAAGAACCGGTGCATCAAAGGTTTCTCCGGACAGCCCCAGACGATACAGTATGTGATCCGATGAACCTGCATGAAAAGTGGAATCTACAAGAAGTAGTCGCATGTCTTCTCTGGCAGTCCCTCTCTTCCCAAAGACACCCAATTTCCCGTCTGCACTCTGTCCGTTCCAGTCTGACATGGATTTTGTCATCACCACCGATATATGCCGGATGATCTCTGCCATGCCTGCATAACCATAAGAGAGAACCTTAAGTTCATGGCTGCCGGCTTCCGGCTGGTGTAAACGGGCTGTGTAAGTGTATGAACTTATGGCATTAATACTTACCGGTTCATCATCCACAAAAAACTCCACCGAATCAGCCATCCCCAGACTGTCGTTGAGAATAAAATCGAAATATTGATGAAAAACTGCATTCTGTACCACAGCGATGGAATATTTTCCTGTCGTTACCATTTCCACCAGAAACCGGAGTATCACATTCGCCCCATCGGGCATATTGGTTCGTATGAGGAGGGAATCTGACAGATATCCATATTCCATCTGATCCGGGCGGATAGTGGCTGTAATCGAATCCCGGGCATTGCGGAGGATATTTCCGTCCATCTTTTCCATAGCCAGCCAGTCCGGCTTATACAGACAGTTCCATGACAAGGGTTTATATCCCTCATTGCGGAATATAAACGTGGTATCATAATCCACTCCCAGAATATAGGTCATTGTCAGCGTGTCGGGAGTGGCATTCATCACGGGAGGATCCAGGTTAAAGGTAAAGGTATCTGTTGAAGCGGTGGTAAATTCGCCATCCGCTGCCGTCACAGACCAGGTCACATCTCCTTCCGATGCATGGGGAAAATTCAAAGACTGAACCGGCAGTGAAAACACCGTATCAGAGGTTAAAAACAGCGTATCCAGGGAATCGGTCCGGCATAAAAAGCGGTATGTCAACACCGGATTATCCACATCCACTGCTCCGGTCCAGCGAAAACGCACTGTGTCCGGCCATGTTTTTGTCAATCGTTGATTGTCAGGTGGATACAGAATATCAAAAGGAGCCGGCGGATCATTGACCGGAAGCAGAGTCACCTGAAAGGCACTTGTATCCGATAAGCTCCGGTCTGATACAATCATTTGAACGATTGCCATACCGAACCAGTGTTCCTGAACAGGTATGGTGATGTCATGATATCCCGTATCCAGGCCGGTAGCAGCCGTAAAGTCGGGAATTGCCGTGGTATCACTGATAACCCGAATCCTGAGGGGATCTGCTTCCACATCGGCAAGATGGACCCTTACAACCAGGGTGCTGTCTTCGCTTAATGTCGTATCGGGAATGGCGGCAATAAGAGGTTTGTCATTGGTGGCCGTTACCGTGAGCCTGAGGGTGTCTTTTATGGTTTCCAGGCTGTCATCTGTGGCTGTAATCACCATATCCACATCCCCGTAGAAATCCAACGTGAGATACACAATCATCTGTGTTTGATGGGATGAAGGCAGCAATCCGCCGGGATAGGATTTTTCTTTGGCAAGGTCATTCTTTTCGATCTTTTTGGAGGATAGAAATGCCGTGCCTTTTTGACGGTTCAGGCGTGCTGAAATACCTTCTGTGCTTTTATCGCCCGGTGCCGCCCGGAAATGGACGGAATCCACGGCATCCTCCCGGCTGAAAATCACACTGAAACGCAGACTGTCTGTCGCATCCATATCGTCGAAATAGGTCTCAAGACGGTTAAGGAGGATATAATTTTGCGTATCTTCCGGAATGCTTTTATCCGGCAGGGGAAGACGCACAAAGGGAGGATCATTCAAAGGCAGAACGGTCAGACTGAATGCCAGGGTATCCTCCAATTCCGTATGGTCGCGGACAAGCAGCCGGACAGCATGGGTCCCTACATCTTCATTGTCCGTCTGCCACTGAAGAACAGCTGTCGTATCATTTTGCCGTGTAAACACCATCCCATCCGGACCTTCGTCGAGATGATAGGTCAGGCGTTCCGGTGCTAGGGTATGGCGGTTGTTGTCATCAGCCCCAAGAGTCAGAAGCAAAGCCCGATCCTCCAGAATACTGGTATCACTCTGAGTGCTGACAAAATCCGGGGGAGCCTGGCTCAGATATTGAAATGTATCAGATCCCGGGGATGCCTGGATATTTCCGGCACTGTCCACACTTGTGGTTTGGATTTCATACATTTCCTGATCATCCAGAGCCTGAGCCGGCAAGGTGGGATAATACCAATTCCCGGCATCAGAAATACGCCCCTGAACCCGGGTCACGGCAGATTGCCAGTCAGCTCCATTCCAGTAAAACCCGTCACTCTCACGCTGTATGGCCAGACGGACCCGCTTTACACCTGCTCCGTTATCACTGCAGGTACCCCGGAGTGTGTCGTGAAGGATATAATGTGTGTCGTACACATAGTCACTCACAACAGGCGATGATAAAGGCGCCATATAGTCAAACATGATCCCATCGGATATGGTCGTGTCCGAGACATTTCCGGCTGTATCCACAGCCCGGACAGAAAAGAAATATGTATCACCATGCTGATATCCGCCGTCAATGGTCAAATCCAGTTTAAACGTATCCAGTCCGGCAGATTCCCAGGCATTGGGCAAAAAGAAGAGATTATCACTATCCACACGGACATCATAACGCTGAATGCCGCTGTGGTTGTCTGAAAAATTCTTCCAGGAAACGGGGATTGTCTGAAAGCGTGTATAATCCAGATCCACATTCAAACTATCCATCACTGTTCCGGCTGTCGGTGGTATCCGGTCCAGATAGATCGTTTCAACGGCGCTTGCACTGGTGGTGCTGTTCCCGGCAATATCCTCAAGGGTTGCCCTGATTTGAATGGTTTTCCCGTCACCTGTGCTGAAACCGTTCAGGTCCCGGGCGAGTATTTCATCTGTTACAATGAATGTCTGATCTGCAATATGGGGGATGGTCCGGATATCTCCCACGGTTTTCCAGGGATTGGCCCCCAATTTCATTTCCAAAAAGGTCTGCCCGTTGATGAGTGAAACATCGGCAGCAACCGGCACCGTAACGTTAACGGCAGTTGCTGACATATTATAATAACGGATATTTGGCGTGGATGTATGAATCACATCCTCTCCGGTTACCGTCACCTGAGAAATTGCAAAGGATGCAGGCGGTGTATTATCCACAAGGAGGGATTGATTTCCCGAGAGAATTTGTACCGGATTCTCAGCAGGATCCGTGCCGGACACGCTTACCGTGGCATATCCGTCGTTGTCACTTCCTGCAGGGATGGTCAGGGCATAACTAAACAGACTGTCCGATAATGCAATGGGGGAAAGCAAGGCATTCAAAATGTCATCATCGCTCCCTGTATAATTAACTGATATGAGAGGATTGGATGCCATTCCTTCGGAGAATTCAACCCGGATGGTCACGGCTTCCAAAGCTTTGACAAGGGAATCGGAATATGAAATGACTGCCTGGGGAACCTCACGATCCAGAATGACATCGAGAACAGGGCTGAGTGTTCCGGCATTGCCTGCCGCATCTGTCAGGCGGGCTGTGAAGGATTTTGATCCGTCCGGAGGAATCATATCTCCACTTAGTG
This window of the Candidatus Neomarinimicrobiota bacterium genome carries:
- a CDS encoding sodium:solute symporter family protein, coding for MDLVIISLYLGGILLFGLWYGRGIKDLGDYAVAGKAYSAPIIFATLSASFIGGGFSMGNAEKVFRFGIMNIVALFGFSLSQILIARFIAPRMGRYEDAISVGDIMEKSYGTKAKFFTGLFALIACAGILGAQIGAMGHIFNVFLEIPKFHGILIGIGIVLIYVTAGGMKSVVGTDIVQFIFLIIGIPLTLILAVHYSGGISALVHSVPAQHFSIPATGFTWTTFISLFLVFVVGETLVPPYVQRLLLARDVKAVSRGTLWSGIISIPFFMTSGLIGLSALVLNPGLDANLAMPFVVRTVLPVGVRAIMISAVIAIIMSSADSFLNAATVSFVNDIIKPMKSINLNPHQELRVARYFTIFLGIAGVIFAVKIESVLDILLFTYNFWAPVILVPLVAAILGKQATSRDFTVSAVCGIGGMILWNYILKQPRGFDGLVVGVVCSALGFMSSRVRGTRVQ